One part of the Bacteroidota bacterium genome encodes these proteins:
- a CDS encoding antitoxin, with amino-acid sequence MKYDEFEKEIIQEIENDEWKSAEGIESLKSEMKSAAKATTRKNKRINIRLSEKDISLLKIRALEEGLPYQTLISSIIHKYIYGK; translated from the coding sequence ATGAAATACGATGAGTTTGAAAAAGAAATTATTCAGGAAATTGAGAACGATGAATGGAAATCCGCTGAAGGGATCGAGTCGCTTAAATCGGAGATGAAATCTGCCGCCAAGGCAACCACCAGGAAAAACAAACGGATTAACATCAGATTAAGCGAAAAAGACATTTCCCTGCTTAAGATACGGGCTCTTGAGGAAGGATTGCCATACCAGACTTTGATCTCCAGTATCATTCACAAATATATTTACGGGAAATAA
- a CDS encoding toxin, whose translation MKYFNWNKEKNLKLKIERDISFETILLQIENGNLLDILEHPNKDKYPDQKILVVEYQSYAYLVPLIESEEEYFLKTIIPSRKATKQYLGDKK comes from the coding sequence ATGAAATATTTTAATTGGAATAAAGAAAAGAATCTTAAATTGAAAATCGAGCGTGATATCTCATTTGAGACTATTCTGCTCCAGATTGAAAATGGCAATTTGTTGGATATATTGGAGCATCCGAACAAAGATAAATATCCAGATCAAAAAATTCTGGTTGTCGAATACCAGTCTTATGCTTATTTGGTACCATTGATTGAATCCGAAGAAGAATATTTTCTAAAAACAATAATCCCTAGCCGAAAGGCAACAAAGCAGTATCTTGGAGATAAAAAATGA